The following DNA comes from Mesotoga infera.
AACGCGGTAAGAAGCGCCTGTATTGCTTTGCGAGAGAAATTGATTGGCGTATTCTGCGAAATAACAGGAAGCAGCCGCGCCGGCGTGAAGTTTGAAAGCGGCTATGTATATGATGACGGCGGAAAGAGAATGAGATTCGATGAAATAGTCGAAGAGGCTTACAAGAGGAATTTCAAGTTGTTTGAGACAGGTTGGTATGAGACTCCCAAATTGAGTTTTGACATGGAAAACGGGATAGGGGAGGCTTACGTAACTTACTCTTATGCGAGTCAGGTTGTACAGGTCGAAGTCGATCTAGCAACGGGCTCTACCAAAGTTTTGAAGGCTTTCACAGCTCATGACGTGGGAAAGTCAGTAAATCCTGAAGGAGTTATAGGTCAGATACAGGGAGGATTCGCTCAGGGAATGGGGTACGCAATATATGAAGATCTGAAGCATAGAGATGGCAGAATCATCTCCGACAACTTCAACACATACATTATCCCAACTGTCCATGAGGTTCCCTCTGAGCTTGTTATTGATGTTGTGGAGGATCCCTTCCCGGAAGGGCCGTACGGCGCGAAGGGAATTGGCGAACCATCGCTCATGCCGGTTCCTGCTTCGGTAGCCAATGCCGTTTCCATGGCAATTGGAAAGCGGGTGAGAAGAATACCCGTGACTCCTGAGTATGTGCTGAGCCTAATCGAAGGAAATTCGAGTAATTCAGTATAGAGTATAGATGGTGTTTGACAAGGAGGATTAACATGGGTAAGTATGTGCTTGGTCCAACGTTCGAGGAAATGCTCCATCCAGAGAAGATCGACAGAAAAACGAGAGAGCTCGCCTGGAAGATGAGGGAGGAAGATCCTCTGGATCCGATAAATCTCTACAACATCTCCTGGAGAGACATCGATAACAGGATCTACTATTTCGTTCTTCCGAAGGAATTCACTGGAGTCGATGCGAATATTGTCGTTCTGTATGGGAAGGATTTCCCGACGGGCAGCCACAAGGTGGGGGCGACTTATTCGATTTTGATGGAAAAGGTTTTGAGAGGTGAAGTGGATCCAACTTACCACACATTGGTCTGGCCTTCAA
Coding sequences within:
- a CDS encoding pyridoxal-phosphate dependent enzyme; this translates as MGKYVLGPTFEEMLHPEKIDRKTRELAWKMREEDPLDPINLYNISWRDIDNRIYYFVLPKEFTGVDANIVVLYGKDFPTGSHKVGATYSILMEKVLRGEVDPTYHTLVWPSTGNYGIGGAWVGCRMKFDSVVILPEEMSSERFDIIREYGARVIATPGCESNVKEIYDKAKELKAADPEKVRVLNQFDELGNYRFHYYVTGNTILEMMDELRLGNGR